One region of Cucurbita pepo subsp. pepo cultivar mu-cu-16 chromosome LG03, ASM280686v2, whole genome shotgun sequence genomic DNA includes:
- the LOC111791794 gene encoding transcription factor MYB20-like, producing MGRQPCCEKVGLKKGPWTAEEDKKLINFILSNGQCCWRALPKLAGLLRCGKSCRLRWTNYLRPDLKRGLLSDLEEKMVIDLHAQLGNRWSKIASHLPGRTDNEIKNHWNTHIKKKLRKMGIDPQTHKPISFPTGQLQSQIHCHLDTETSTNSSVVTKVDEVQGLTSTTIVEPQVLSNPCVSTSSSSSSSNSNPIEFEDLEFLDFEWAYSNNTSNNGNGIGFWEDDFNSWDFLVGREDDEXKSTYEI from the exons ATGGGAAGACAGCCATGTTGTGAGAAGGTAGGGTTGAAGAAAGGGCCATGGACAGCTGAGGAAGACAAGAAGCTCATCAACTTCATCCTCTCCAATGGCCAGTGCTGTTGGAGGGCTCTCCCTAAGCTCGCCGGCCTCTTGAGATGTGGAAAGAGTTGTAGGCTTCGGTGGACTAATTACCTTAGACCCGACCTTAAACGAGGCCTTCTCTCCGATCTCGAGGAGAAAATGGTCATTGACCTTCATGCTCAACTTGGAAACAG atGGTCAAAGATTGCTTCGCATCTACCGGGAAGAACGGATAATGAGATCAAGAACCATTGGAACACGCACATTAAGAAGAAGCTAAGAAAAATGGGCATCGACCCTCAAACTCACAAACCAATCTCTTTTCCAACTGGTCAACTTCAATCTCAAATCCATTGTCATCTGGACACAGAGACATCGACAAATTCATCGGTCGTTACCAAAGTTGATGAGGTGCAAGGACTAACCTCTACGACTATCGTCGAGCCCCAAGTGCTTTCAAATCCTTGTGTTTCtacttcatcttcttcgtcATCTTCAAACTCAAACCCGATCGAGTTTGAAGATCTCGAGTTCTTGGATTTCGAATGGGCATATAGCAATAACACGAGTAATAACGGCAATGGTATCGGATTTTGGGAAGACGATTTTAATAGTTGGGATTTCTTGGTTGGTCGTGAGGATGATGAAGNGAAATCCACATATGAAAT ctaa